A single Spirochaetales bacterium DNA region contains:
- a CDS encoding caspase family protein codes for MEDGISVEDGISVEDGISVEAEILLVLLWYKGNSYYFLDRYNEARECYRPVADHYPYPDGYLYAYYASAFFKDGKKDEAVSLLDEALLKLEDNGAKAVVYWYLSSFHYAEENYEGAIEAANRGYEADHSLMGPVYFGLLSHLTQRSNTDALRSLLIIINHCFHNRVFDYLPEIYDDILLFTKSDPGHSGAYTCLWFLACAMEKPDETGIFKNIDHSLVSMDLLNGIDYPHGILYSLLGRYYSLTGNDTMKKACAYYCYTTPSGLAGYDGSPDGYFFIWEENGRLPWSAENYLLTRARAAGRHFPSDHTKEAELVVQQGHSHAVWGLDYNREGNLILTASLDNTIRLWRTDGRLLRIMKAHTDDVNKAVFIPGSNLIASAGQDRTIRFWDMEGRLLSTIESAHPDDVDTIAAAPDGLSLVTTSTFYKAESNDEVSFDSTASNNVMIKFWSVEGDCRKTVEIENMERINDIAWSPDGSFFVTGHGHFFLGRGDNAVRLWNPDGVLLAEMTEHIDAVNCVALSPDGMTIASGSKNGEIILWNPEESGNPPRIIGGSTDSINDIAFSPDGKLFATASGAFSGGDGDNTVKLWTRAGKLLNIMEGHIDSVMTVSFEPEGHILASGSKDGTVKLWTLDGSLIRTFEANWNFLYCCAWSPAGNIIATGSNEDRISFWETSGALYSSIDPTSEYVGVLDYNPDGTILASGSGDGKIRLWDREGRLLSSFQAHETGFNDLKISPDGRMILSSAFDNTVCLRDMNGGILHDFGKPDSSAEAIGFTPDCTHIVLGIKTEIVFYGLDGKERNRIRYQDEIEDFKRPFDYIRSLAVSPDGRYVAATADDPFGNGNHAVKVFDISGRLIRDFRGHTNGIARITFSPDSRLLASGSIDTTVRLMNVETGEVMVLSGHHDKIEDLDFSPDGRFLASTGYDATLRIWNTQTGKGFAILSEGDEWISYTDTGYFDSSRGGGELINMVEGLNAYGIDQFSAFKNRPDIVLESADIAEDAEMQHFRMQYIKRLLKNDYVPDRIPLSAFRKILEEVTDAVWKDLLSSCYAFREGDTVIRSRDLSYGEKLDLLRIPPYRLYIETTSVHDYHVPRAVITGTRKSGNRLFLEFTLSDSRYDITGYNIFVNDVPVFGSGGHILEKSGRRVYAHRMLELTPGRTKIEVSCINEKLTESYRDLLIIDHKGIERGDLYFIGFGVSNYRDPLLNLLYPRKDVEDLASLFGKMRDGFENIYCRTVTDTDCTVRAIKEATSFLDDAQPEDTVVLFISGHGVHERNAEATYYFLTNETDVSDLAGSAAEFGLIEDILDDIKPRKKLFLMDTCESGEVDENYVDDFMTASEIEGIRPRAIIRLREGKREQTGMMRADGRTYLLNKNRFIYNDIFRRTGAIVFSSSRGGEYSYEPGVYMENGNGFFTAALLEALSAGETDTNGDMRISMDELKTYVIGAVSKRSGGLQNPTVDRDNIFIKLGFPLVEENQ; via the coding sequence ACGAAGCCCGGGAATGTTATCGGCCCGTCGCTGATCATTATCCCTATCCGGACGGTTATCTCTATGCGTATTATGCCTCCGCCTTTTTCAAGGACGGGAAGAAGGATGAGGCGGTCTCATTGCTGGACGAGGCACTTTTAAAGCTCGAAGACAACGGGGCGAAGGCTGTCGTTTACTGGTATCTTTCCTCGTTTCATTATGCAGAGGAAAATTATGAAGGGGCGATAGAGGCGGCAAACAGGGGATATGAAGCCGATCATAGCCTGATGGGACCCGTCTATTTCGGACTTCTCTCACACCTTACCCAACGCAGTAATACCGATGCACTCCGCTCATTGCTTATCATTATCAACCACTGCTTCCATAATCGCGTCTTCGACTACCTCCCTGAAATCTATGACGACATTCTCCTCTTCACGAAAAGCGATCCCGGACATAGCGGGGCATACACATGCCTCTGGTTCCTCGCTTGTGCCATGGAAAAGCCCGACGAAACCGGGATTTTCAAAAATATCGACCACTCGCTCGTAAGCATGGACCTCCTGAACGGCATCGATTATCCCCATGGCATCCTCTACTCATTACTCGGCCGGTATTACTCCCTTACCGGAAACGACACTATGAAGAAAGCGTGCGCGTATTATTGTTATACCACGCCATCCGGTCTCGCCGGATATGACGGCAGTCCGGATGGATATTTTTTCATCTGGGAGGAAAACGGCAGATTGCCATGGTCAGCCGAAAATTATCTCCTTACCCGGGCTCGCGCTGCAGGGAGACATTTCCCATCCGATCATACAAAAGAGGCGGAACTTGTCGTGCAGCAGGGCCACTCCCATGCCGTCTGGGGCCTTGATTACAATCGTGAAGGAAACCTTATCCTCACCGCATCCCTTGACAACACAATCAGACTCTGGCGGACGGACGGAAGGCTTCTCAGAATAATGAAGGCCCATACGGATGACGTAAACAAGGCCGTCTTTATTCCCGGAAGCAACCTCATCGCGTCGGCGGGCCAGGATCGTACGATCCGTTTCTGGGACATGGAGGGGAGACTCCTTTCGACAATCGAATCCGCTCACCCGGATGACGTGGATACGATCGCAGCGGCGCCTGACGGTTTGAGTCTCGTTACGACCTCGACATTTTACAAAGCCGAATCGAATGACGAGGTGTCCTTCGATTCGACGGCAAGTAATAACGTGATGATAAAGTTCTGGTCTGTCGAAGGGGACTGCCGTAAAACCGTCGAGATCGAAAATATGGAACGGATCAACGATATCGCATGGAGTCCCGACGGCTCTTTTTTTGTTACCGGACACGGCCATTTCTTCCTCGGCCGGGGAGATAACGCGGTCAGGCTCTGGAACCCGGACGGCGTGCTGCTGGCGGAAATGACAGAACATATCGATGCGGTCAATTGTGTGGCCCTCAGTCCCGACGGCATGACAATCGCATCGGGCTCGAAGAATGGGGAGATCATTCTCTGGAATCCGGAAGAATCGGGAAACCCGCCCCGCATTATCGGCGGAAGCACCGACAGCATCAACGATATCGCCTTCAGCCCCGACGGAAAACTCTTTGCAACGGCATCGGGTGCCTTTTCAGGCGGCGATGGAGACAATACCGTGAAGCTCTGGACTCGTGCCGGAAAACTTCTCAATATCATGGAAGGTCATATCGACAGCGTCATGACCGTTTCATTCGAGCCGGAAGGACATATACTGGCATCAGGCTCCAAGGACGGGACGGTTAAACTCTGGACCCTGGACGGTTCCCTCATCCGTACCTTCGAAGCCAACTGGAACTTCCTTTACTGTTGCGCATGGAGTCCCGCGGGAAATATCATCGCGACAGGATCGAATGAAGACCGGATCTCATTCTGGGAAACTTCCGGGGCACTCTATTCATCGATCGACCCGACATCCGAATATGTCGGTGTCCTCGATTACAACCCGGACGGCACAATCCTCGCGTCCGGTTCGGGCGACGGTAAAATAAGGTTGTGGGACAGGGAAGGAAGACTGCTTTCGTCCTTCCAGGCCCATGAAACGGGATTCAACGATCTGAAGATAAGTCCGGACGGGCGCATGATCCTCTCCTCGGCATTCGATAATACCGTCTGCCTCCGGGATATGAACGGCGGGATCCTCCATGATTTCGGCAAACCGGATTCGAGTGCGGAAGCCATCGGGTTTACACCGGACTGCACACACATAGTCCTCGGTATAAAAACGGAGATAGTCTTTTACGGTCTCGACGGAAAAGAACGCAACCGTATCCGGTACCAGGACGAGATAGAAGACTTCAAACGGCCTTTCGATTATATACGCTCCCTCGCCGTCAGTCCGGACGGCCGCTATGTGGCCGCAACCGCCGACGATCCATTCGGCAATGGAAATCATGCGGTAAAGGTGTTCGACATCTCGGGGAGACTCATCCGCGATTTCAGGGGTCATACGAACGGTATCGCCCGAATCACCTTTTCACCCGATTCGCGGCTTCTCGCTTCAGGTTCCATCGACACGACGGTACGGTTGATGAATGTCGAAACGGGAGAGGTAATGGTCCTTTCCGGCCATCACGATAAAATCGAGGACCTTGATTTCAGTCCGGACGGAAGGTTTCTGGCAAGCACCGGCTATGACGCGACACTCCGCATCTGGAATACGCAAACGGGAAAAGGATTCGCGATACTCAGTGAAGGCGATGAATGGATATCCTATACGGATACCGGGTACTTCGACTCATCCCGCGGCGGGGGTGAGTTGATCAATATGGTAGAAGGTTTGAACGCATACGGTATCGACCAGTTTTCCGCATTCAAAAACAGGCCCGATATCGTGCTTGAAAGCGCGGATATCGCCGAAGATGCCGAAATGCAGCACTTCCGGATGCAATATATAAAACGCCTGCTGAAAAACGATTACGTCCCCGACCGGATACCCCTCTCCGCTTTCAGGAAGATACTTGAAGAAGTGACTGACGCGGTATGGAAGGATCTTCTTTCATCGTGCTACGCTTTCCGGGAAGGTGATACGGTGATCCGTTCCCGTGATCTGTCATACGGGGAAAAACTTGATCTCCTCCGGATACCTCCTTATCGCCTTTATATTGAGACAACATCGGTCCATGATTACCATGTTCCCCGCGCCGTGATTACCGGGACGCGAAAGTCCGGCAATCGTCTTTTTCTCGAGTTCACGTTAAGCGACTCACGTTACGATATTACCGGCTATAATATTTTCGTCAATGACGTCCCCGTCTTCGGTTCCGGCGGCCACATCCTCGAAAAAAGCGGAAGACGGGTGTACGCACACAGAATGCTCGAGCTGACACCGGGGAGGACCAAAATCGAAGTAAGCTGTATCAACGAAAAACTCACCGAGTCCTACAGGGATCTTCTGATCATCGATCATAAAGGCATTGAAAGGGGCGATCTCTATTTTATCGGCTTTGGCGTGTCGAACTACCGGGACCCGTTACTGAACCTCCTCTACCCCCGCAAGGACGTCGAAGACCTTGCATCCCTTTTTGGAAAAATGCGCGACGGTTTTGAGAATATTTACTGCCGCACCGTGACCGACACCGATTGTACGGTACGGGCCATTAAAGAGGCGACGTCATTTCTCGATGATGCACAACCCGAAGATACGGTCGTGCTGTTTATTTCCGGCCACGGCGTCCATGAACGGAACGCCGAGGCAACCTATTATTTCCTCACGAATGAGACGGATGTTTCCGATCTTGCCGGCAGTGCGGCCGAATTCGGCCTGATCGAAGACATTCTCGACGACATCAAGCCGAGAAAAAAACTCTTTCTCATGGACACCTGCGAATCCGGTGAAGTCGACGAAAACTATGTCGATGATTTCATGACTGCCTCGGAAATCGAGGGAATCAGACCGAGGGCGATTATCCGCCTCAGGGAGGGTAAACGGGAACAAACGGGAATGATGCGTGCAGACGGCAGGACTTACCTCTTGAACAAAAACCGGTTCATCTACAACGATATCTTCCGCAGAACCGGGGCGATTGTTTTTTCCAGTTCACGCGGGGGAGAATATTCTTACGAACCCGGCGTCTATATGGAAAACGGAAACGGCTTTTTCACCGCAGCACTTCTCGAAGCCCTCTCAGCCGGGGAAACGGATACGAACGGGGACATGAGGATTTCGATGGATGAACTGAAAACATATGTGATCGGCGCGGTTTCCAAACGGAGCGGGGGCCTGCAGAACCCCACGGTCGACAGGGACAATATTTTCATCAAACTGGGCTTTCCGCTTGTGGAAGAAAATCAATAG
- a CDS encoding carbohydrate binding domain-containing protein has product MKNTLIVTAFTALTLILFVFFCCDLSFPPASFEGPFDAPTPTPTFPPVLSPSPTPTIPPDGNMIYNADFDNGMDRWSQWINTGEGTNASIALDSGACLIDITDGRDTSWYIQLYQHSLTIVANKKYSLSFDARAASPRIIDIGIQENDRDNNGDGNNYTGYGWFVVNLSNTMTHYDGLECVMNEITDPAARLIFNFGADNNNVWLDNIMLVESDP; this is encoded by the coding sequence ATGAAAAATACCCTCATTGTTACCGCTTTCACGGCGCTTACACTCATACTCTTTGTTTTTTTCTGCTGCGACCTCTCTTTCCCGCCTGCTTCTTTCGAAGGACCGTTCGATGCGCCCACCCCCACCCCGACCTTCCCTCCCGTTCTTTCACCCTCACCGACCCCCACCATCCCCCCGGACGGAAACATGATCTACAATGCCGATTTTGATAACGGCATGGACAGGTGGTCGCAATGGATCAATACCGGTGAAGGGACAAACGCATCGATCGCTTTGGATTCGGGTGCATGTCTCATCGATATTACCGACGGAAGGGATACAAGCTGGTATATTCAATTGTATCAGCATTCGCTTACTATCGTAGCCAATAAAAAATATAGCCTGTCGTTTGACGCACGTGCGGCTTCACCGAGGATTATCGATATCGGGATACAGGAAAACGACAGGGACAATAACGGCGACGGCAACAATTACACGGGATACGGCTGGTTTGTCGTCAATCTGTCGAACACCATGACGCATTACGACGGCCTTGAATGTGTGATGAACGAGATCACCGACCCGGCCGCACGGCTTATATTTAATTTTGGAGCTGATAATAATAATGTCTGGCTGGACAATATCATGCTTGTGGAATCAGACCCATAG
- a CDS encoding CotH kinase family protein — protein MIIIVYLVLSSCTPYDFPSMKPVPFVPVAYQGYIDDEAAFFFGPQEDVYRIEVDVAEDLFDWDNDDGVDYTYLASDHFSPAVFSFYWSEEGYGTPVVIEGIGMRGRGGYSFDNATKKKYKIIFPDEGNLFMGLKRINLNSNYGDNSMMREKLAYDLFNAAGIPSGRTAYARLYINNEYKGLYLVVEQVKHRFFESRFGNPVGNCYKDNWSELSWVSADRQSYIATAANPSPALEIMTNADSFDCTDIAGFISVLNNTVDGSFEERIQYYFCVHEFLSALAINALIGTIDDYWYYAHNFFLYNYGGRFMWIPWDLDHCFGAMWAGFEVETSDVYAFEPRNTDSSEGRRPLIDRILLVPSFRQYYRQCLKYHIEHFFNEDYLYPRIERIKALIVDAALEDTYQNITESDLDNAIEVNFSWVHGIKPYITARKDFVLQDVEDSY, from the coding sequence TTGATAATAATCGTATATCTGGTGCTCTCTTCATGTACACCCTACGATTTCCCCTCCATGAAACCCGTTCCCTTTGTCCCCGTCGCTTATCAGGGATATATCGATGATGAAGCCGCTTTCTTTTTTGGACCGCAGGAAGATGTGTACCGTATCGAGGTCGATGTTGCAGAGGATCTTTTTGATTGGGATAACGATGACGGGGTGGATTATACCTATCTCGCAAGCGACCATTTTTCTCCTGCCGTGTTTTCCTTCTACTGGAGCGAGGAAGGGTACGGTACACCTGTCGTGATCGAAGGTATCGGAATGAGGGGCAGGGGCGGATATTCATTCGACAATGCGACGAAAAAGAAATACAAAATAATTTTCCCCGACGAGGGAAATCTTTTTATGGGTTTAAAACGGATAAATCTTAATTCGAACTATGGCGATAACTCGATGATGAGGGAAAAGCTCGCATACGATCTGTTTAACGCCGCGGGGATTCCTTCCGGAAGAACGGCCTATGCCCGGTTGTACATCAATAATGAATATAAAGGCCTGTATCTGGTCGTCGAGCAGGTGAAACACCGTTTTTTCGAGTCGCGTTTCGGGAATCCCGTCGGTAATTGTTACAAGGACAACTGGAGTGAACTCAGCTGGGTTTCTGCAGACCGGCAATCCTATATCGCAACCGCCGCGAATCCTTCCCCCGCACTCGAAATAATGACAAATGCGGACAGCTTCGATTGTACCGATATTGCCGGGTTCATATCGGTATTGAACAATACGGTGGACGGCAGTTTTGAAGAGAGGATACAGTATTATTTCTGTGTCCATGAGTTTCTCTCCGCGCTCGCAATCAATGCACTCATCGGAACGATCGATGATTACTGGTACTATGCGCATAATTTCTTCCTCTATAATTATGGCGGGCGATTTATGTGGATACCCTGGGACCTCGATCACTGTTTCGGGGCTATGTGGGCGGGATTCGAAGTGGAGACCTCCGACGTTTATGCGTTCGAACCAAGAAATACAGATAGTTCCGAGGGCAGGCGGCCGTTGATCGACAGAATCCTGCTCGTTCCCTCGTTTCGCCAGTATTACCGGCAATGCCTGAAATATCATATCGAACATTTTTTCAATGAAGACTACCTCTATCCCCGTATCGAAAGGATCAAAGCCCTTATCGTTGATGCCGCGCTGGAAGATACGTATCAGAATATCACGGAATCGGATCTCGATAATGCGATCGAGGTAAACTTTTCATGGGTTCACGGTATCAAACCCTATATCACGGCGAGAAAAGATTTTGTTCTTCAAGATGTCGAAGACTCTTATTGA
- a CDS encoding lamin tail domain-containing protein, with protein MNLYGCAGEYGAERIHADLEGYLFINELVAASSDSSDWIELYNPTDTAIDLSGFYLSDTFSKPLKWAFPDGTIIEKEGFLVVEANNPEAEIQIDFRLDNDEAVILTTPGGTTVIDSVDYLSFHVPEDMSYGRHPDGGAIWMTFPDPTKGKPNKP; from the coding sequence ATGAACCTTTATGGCTGTGCAGGGGAATACGGTGCGGAACGCATACATGCCGATCTCGAGGGATACCTGTTCATCAATGAACTCGTCGCCGCCTCCTCGGACTCATCGGACTGGATAGAACTATACAATCCGACCGATACTGCAATCGACCTCTCCGGTTTTTATTTGAGCGATACCTTCTCGAAACCCCTCAAATGGGCATTCCCCGACGGTACGATTATCGAAAAAGAGGGTTTCCTGGTTGTCGAAGCGAACAATCCCGAAGCGGAGATACAGATCGATTTTCGTCTGGATAACGATGAGGCGGTGATCCTCACCACACCGGGAGGAACAACGGTCATCGACAGTGTGGATTATCTCAGTTTCCATGTTCCCGAAGACATGTCATACGGACGTCATCCGGACGGCGGGGCGATCTGGATGACCTTCCCCGACCCGACAAAAGGAAAACCGAACAAACCATGA